ATTCGCTTGGCCTTGCTTGAGGCCGACGTTGCCTTGCCTGTTGTAAAGGACTTTATCAAGAAAGTTCGTGAGCGTGCAGTCGGACATGAGGTCATTGATACCCTTAATCCAGCGCAACAGATTATTAAAATCGTTGATGAGGAACTGACAGCTGTTTTAGGTTCTGACACAGCGGAGATTATCAAGTCACCTAAGATTCCTACAATCATCATGATGGTTGGTTTGCAGGGCGCTGGTAAAACAACTTTTGCTGGTAAATTGGCCAACAAACTCAAGAAGGAAGAAAATGCTCGTCCATTGATGATTGCAGCGGATATCTATCGTCCAGCTGCCATTGATCAGCTTAAGACCTTGGGGCAACAAATTGATGTGCCTGTTTTTGCACTTGGGACAGAGGTTCCAGCTGTTGAGATTGTACGTCAAGGTTTGGAACAAGCCCAAGCCAATCACAACGACTATGTCTTGATTGATACGGCAGGTCGTTTGCAGATTGATGAGCTTTTGATGAATGAGCTTCGTGACGTGAAAGCCTTGGCTCAGCCAAATGAAATCCTGCTTGTCGTTGATGCCATGATTGGTCAAGAAGCGGCTAATGTTGCGCGTGAGTTCAATGCTCAGTTAGAAGTCACTGGGGTGATCCTTACTAAGATTGATGGGGATACTCGTGGTGGTGCGGCTCTATCTGTTCGTCATATTACTGGTAAACCAATCAAGTTCACTGGTACAGGTGAAAAGATTACGGACATTGAAACCTTCCACCCAGACCGTATGTCTAGCCGTATCCTTGGTATGGGGGATATGCTCACTCTGATTGAGAAAGCTTCTCAGGAATACGATGAGCAAAAAGCCCTTGAAATGGCTGAGAAGATGCGTGAAAACACCTTTGATTTCAATGATTTCATCGATCAGTTGGATCAGGTGCAAAACATGGGACCAATGGAAGACTTGCTCAAGATGATTCCAGGTATGGCCAACAATCCAGCCCTTCAAAATATGAAGGTGGATGAGCGTCAGATTGCGCGCAAACGTGCCATTGTGTCTTCTATGACGCCTGAAGAGCGTGAAAATCCAGATTTGTTAAATCCAAGCCGTCGCCGTCGTATCGCTGCAGGTTCTGGAAATACCTTTGTCGAAGTTAATAAATTCATCAAAGACTTTAACCAAGCTAAACAGCTTATGCAGGGTGTTATGTCTGGCGATATGAACAAGATGATGAAGCAAATGGGAATCAATCCAAACAACCTTCCAAAAAATATGCCAAATATGGGAGGAATGGATATGTCTGCCCTTGAAGGAATGATGGGACAAGGTGGTATGCCTGACTTGTC
Above is a genomic segment from Streptococcus mitis containing:
- a CDS encoding signal recognition particle, whose translation is MAFESLTERLQNVFKNLRKKGKISESDVQEATKEIRLALLEADVALPVVKDFIKKVRERAVGHEVIDTLNPAQQIIKIVDEELTAVLGSDTAEIIKSPKIPTIIMMVGLQGAGKTTFAGKLANKLKKEENARPLMIAADIYRPAAIDQLKTLGQQIDVPVFALGTEVPAVEIVRQGLEQAQANHNDYVLIDTAGRLQIDELLMNELRDVKALAQPNEILLVVDAMIGQEAANVAREFNAQLEVTGVILTKIDGDTRGGAALSVRHITGKPIKFTGTGEKITDIETFHPDRMSSRILGMGDMLTLIEKASQEYDEQKALEMAEKMRENTFDFNDFIDQLDQVQNMGPMEDLLKMIPGMANNPALQNMKVDERQIARKRAIVSSMTPEERENPDLLNPSRRRRIAAGSGNTFVEVNKFIKDFNQAKQLMQGVMSGDMNKMMKQMGINPNNLPKNMPNMGGMDMSALEGMMGQGGMPDLSALGGAGMPDMSQMFGGGLKGKIGEFAMKQSMKRMANKMKKAKKKRK